Sequence from the Actinocatenispora sera genome:
CACGACTGGAAGGTCGAGCCAGACCGCGTGGTGCTCGGTGATGGCGAAGTCGTGCATCATCGTCGGCCCGGGTACGTCGATGACCCGGGTGTCGAGCAGGTCGCCGGCGGCGGTGAGCCGGTGGTAGGTCAGGTACGGCGGGAGCGCGCCGTAGCCGAAGACGTGCAGGTCACCGGTGGCCGGGTCGAGCTTGGGGTGGGCGGTGAACGCGGTGGTCAGCCGCCCGCCGAAGTCCACCGGGCCGACCGTGTCCAGCTCCGGGGTCAGCTCGTACGGGAAGCCGGACTCCACGAGGGCGAGGATCTTGTCGGCGTGCCGGACCACGCTGGTGTTCGCCGGCACGGCGGTCCGGTCGAGGCCGCGCTCGGACACGAACGGCTTGCCGGCCAGGCTCGCGGTGCGCACCCAGCGGTTGCGGTACCACTCGGCGCGGCCGTTGCGCAGCCGCACACCGTGCACCATGCCGGCGCCGGCGAACCAGTGGCCGGGGTCCTGGCCGGGCAGCGGGTTCGGCCCGTTCCGGAAGTACCGGCCGGTCAGCTCGGGCGGCAGGGTGCCGCGGATCGGCAGGTCGACCGCGTCGATCTCGTCCGGGACGGGGGCGAGCAGGCCCTCCAGGTACGCGGTGTCGGTCATGGCCGCCTCCAATGATTCGCCATCGACATGTCAAAGCTAGAATATCCATCACTGACATGTCAATACTGGAATGATGATCCTTCCCCTGACCCCAGCGTGGTCGATCGGCAACCGGCCGGCCGCGAGTCCGCCCAGATGCCGTCCGTGCGGGCCGCCGAACTCGCGGCAGGGCGTGCGAGGACCGCTAGATCAGCGGCAGGGCGACGGTGAAGGTGCTGCCCGACCCCGGCGTGCTCACCGCGGTCAGGCTGCCTCCGTGGTCGGTCACCAGCTGCCGCGCGATGGTCAGCCCGAGGCCGCTGCGCCCACCGCCGCGGGCCGGGTCGGCCCGCCAGAACCGGTCGAACAGGTGCGGCAGGTCGGCCGGATCGATGCCGCTGCCGGTGTCCGTCACGTCGAGCCGGGCCCGGCCGTCACCGGCGGCGACGGCCAGCACGATGCGACCACCGGCCGGCGTCGCGGCCAGCGCGTTGCGGATCAGGTTGCCGACCGCCTGCCGCAGCCGCTCCGGGTCGCCGGACACCACGGCCGGCCCATGCCGCTCGACGGCGAGCGTCACGCCGGCCGCCTCGGCGTTCCCGGAATGCGCGGTACGGCACGCCGCCGCGACTTCGCCGAGATCGACCGGCTCCCGGTGGTAGCTCAACGCACCCGACTCGGCGAGCGCGAGTACCTGGAGGTCGTCGACGATGCGCTGTTGCAGTAGCGCCTCGTCGTGCAGCGAGGCGAACAGCTCCGGGCTGGGCGGCAGTACCCCGTCGGCCAGCGCCTCCAGGTAGCCGCGCAGGTTGGCCAGCGGCGTACGCAGCTCGTGCGCCACGTCCGCGATCTGCTGCCGCTGCCGCTCCTCGCTCGCCGCGAGCGATGCGGCCATCCGGTTGAAGGCGCGGCCGAGCTGGGCGATCTCGTCCCGCCCCGACACCGGTACCGGGCCGGCGCCGGCGCCGTCGCCGAGCTGCCGGGCGGCCGCCGTCAACGCCCGTACCGGTCGCAGCACGCGCCGGCTGAGCAGCACCGCGGCGGCCACGGCCGCGAGCGCCACGATGCCGGCGACCAGCACCGTCGGGCCGGCACCGATGGCCGGGTCCGTCTGCCCGCGGGCACCGACGTACACCCGCACCGAGTCGGGTGCGTACCTCCCGACGTGCGCGGCGAACCAGCGGTTCAGGCACGAGGCGAAGGAGGTCGTCGCGTCCCGCAGGCAGGCACGCAAGGCGCGCTTGAAGTCCTTGGCCTCGGCCGTCGAC
This genomic interval carries:
- a CDS encoding sensor histidine kinase, with translation MSFRFRVLALTLLIAVTATVATAWLTLHQASGQLTDSVTAANRDVLRVTDELGRYGREHAGWSGVSATVTAISRRTGLRVRVETVSGDLIADSDLLAGRPARAVVGPATLADPRPTLRLADRAGQGQTLTTVWSSFTSYVRESGYARCVQAAGGAVLATTGPAGVPEYHPTGGGSAAEHRCRSSADRAAPSTAEAKDFKRALRACLRDATTSFASCLNRWFAAHVGRYAPDSVRVYVGARGQTDPAIGAGPTVLVAGIVALAAVAAAVLLSRRVLRPVRALTAAARQLGDGAGAGPVPVSGRDEIAQLGRAFNRMAASLAASEERQRQQIADVAHELRTPLANLRGYLEALADGVLPPSPELFASLHDEALLQQRIVDDLQVLALAESGALSYHREPVDLGEVAAACRTAHSGNAEAAGVTLAVERHGPAVVSGDPERLRQAVGNLIRNALAATPAGGRIVLAVAAGDGRARLDVTDTGSGIDPADLPHLFDRFWRADPARGGGRSGLGLTIARQLVTDHGGSLTAVSTPGSGSTFTVALPLI